The region TGTGCTAGTAGCTATGTGCAGATAAGCAGCAGATTACTCAGCCTATGtattgtatttgaaaaaaaaaccacagtactTGATGTTCatcaagttttcttttctttaagatgGCCtggatttttattattcttcaaAGCAACAAGCCCAGAAGATGGTAGACTTTCTTCAGTGTACAGTTCCATCTAGGTATATCATTTACGTTTATTGCCTTGAATACTGAAAAGCCTTTTGGGAAATGTCTTTTACCCTTCATTTTTGAAGAATTTTGTGAGTGAAAGTGTAAGAAACCTGTGTTCCagttaaaacagacaaaatccCTTCTACCGAAGCCCCATGTTTTCCACTTAGCCATTGTAAAACTAACCTTcgtgtgttttctgttttcttaattcttGCATAGCTACATACTTTCATTGCTGTACTTTGTGCTGTTTATCTCCTGTTCCAAGGAATGTCCTTCTTGCTGCCTGAAGGCTCTATGTTTATGTTTCATAGATGTAAAGCATCCCAACGTTTGATGTCACATGATATTCATAGTAATGTCTACAATTACAAAAGCACTTTCTCTGTGGAAATTGTTCCAATATGCAAGGTAGAGTTCCTCTATTTTATCTTCAGGGTATTCTGTGAAGTGGATAGACTTTGGTTTTGGTGATGGAGGCCTGGTTTATTGAGTATTTGGAGGAATGGAGGGGTCTACTCCCCACAAAGTGCGGGAAGTGCAGATAGCAGCTATCTTGAGGAAGTTATTGGGTGGAGAACTGTAGAGATAAggtttaaaaatctgtttagaTTTCTCTAAAGACTTgattaaaaattaaggaaataggagtgtaaattattttctgtttgtacgCAGGACAGTGTTGTATGTCTGTCACCAAAACTGGCACAGAGTCTTGGTAACATGAGCCAGATCTGTGTGTGCATTAGAGTAACAAGTACCATCCACCTCATCGATCCTAGCACTCTGCAGAGTAAGTCATGGGTTCTTTTCTGCAGTACGGCagaatctgatttttcttctggcaaagtttttggggggtttggttttgttttgatgaaATATTCAATTTTTAGACTGTAATGCTGTAAATGTATCTGTCAATCACTGATGTAGAAATGTAATCGCGACCTAAGACAGTTCTCTGAGCTTGTCTTCTGTAGTGTCCTAGGCAAAATGTGCAGGGTCAGTGTAAAGTTCATAGATGTTCAAGGTCTCTGCTAAGCACTTATATTTGTCAGGTATATTCCTCTCAAATTAGATGGCATCTAGTTTTTTTCTGGATTAGGATTCTAGCCCCTTTGGTACCAGAAGCACTGTGCTTTGGTGTTTGCTGGTGAGCTCTACCAGCAAAATACCTCTAATAAGGATATATCCAGGAGAATTattactgtaaataaaaaaaagtctgtgctTCAGATACATGATATGTGATTCGGCTGTCACAGATCAACTGCTCTTGTAGCACAAGTTTGCAGTATGGGTCATGTCCTAAATACTTGTGTTGCAGTAACAAACTCGAACAAAATACATTTGGTGTTTGCCTTAATTTTGGCGaatgcttctttttccttcaatttCTTCCCAAGAAAATACCTCCTTGTGATTGCCtgtgcttgtggttttttcccagttgctgAAATTGATGGAAATACCTACTGGCGCCACCCTTTCAATAGCTTGTTCCACCCAAAACAACTAGAGGAATTTATCATCATGGATATCAATAGGGttcaagacaagaaaaaaggtGCAGGTGCAGGGCCAAGATCAAACAAGGTAAGAGTTCCTCTCTGTTTGATTCAGTGTTTTGGGCGTTCcgctcccttccctcccctacCCAGCTGAACTTCTGTTTTGAATCATTCTACCTTGCAAAGTCAGATGAATACTTTTCTGTATCTTGCCATTGGCAAAAGCTCTTCTCGGGAAGATGTGGacagtgttttggtttggaaaACACATTGGTGTTATGTGAATTCAGCTTCTCTGTTGAAGACTTCAAACCTTGCTTGTTACTGTTggtactgaaattattttatattggcTTTGAAACTCTTCAGTTGTTAAATcgtttttgtttaaatacagaagcatttctttttaatcagaatTAATGAATCGGCACAAAATGTTCTCAGTCAAAAGCTGTATGTGGTTGAAAGGTGTgaagtaaaaaaacaaaaacaaaaaaaacccacatgtgTCCAGTTATAGAAACAGCCCTATAGAAGAGCCAATTCCTATAGAACAGGAATTCTTGTGAAAAGTGGTTGGCATGTCCTTTTCCTTACTTCTGCAAAGATGAGAAAGGAGGAGTAGCAAGCAATACATGGATGGTTGATGTAGACATACAAGTTTAATTACAACACACTAATATACCAGTGCAGATGTTCTAATAGCACAGCAAGTTCAGCTGCATTTGATTCCAagagtgtttttgtttttcattcctcAAGCACACGCTGGCTGAAGCCTGGGTACAGAAAACCTCGGAGTTGAATACAGACCATCAGTATTTCTGCTGTACTCACTTGGGACACATTCTGAATCCTGGTGACCTTGTCTGGGGGtctgttctgtttcttgttttttttattaattattatttaatgacTGAACTCTCTGGATCCTCTACAGTATTATCAAGGAAGTTTTGAACTGTTcgtatttctaaatgaaatcaGCAAAAGGGATAGAATTTTTTATCTTGACCATGAAGAGATGGTCCTAATATAGGAAACCTTTTTTCTAGCAGAAGTCATCTTGGGCAAGGGGCTATTATTAACAAGAGAGCTGAAGCAGTGACCATAAAGTACAGGTTGGAATAACAGTTTAGATGCAAATAGATGGGAGGGGGTTTTAAAATACCAGGCAAGATCTTTTTGTTTGATAGTGAGTGTTCTATGCAGCAACGACAAATGTGAAATTTTTGTAAGATTAGGCAAATTAGGTGATTCTCAAACAGGCATAAACATAATAAACATAAACATACTGGAGCTGTTGTGATCCTGACAGAACCTCAGTGGATATTGCTTTTGGGGTTCAGGAGGCTGGGGAGTTCTACTGAACAGAATTTGGGAGCAGCAGCTTCTGAGTTATTCATAGTTATGACAGCTGCATATTGATgtggattttttctttgctctgtagTTCATTTGGAAACATTTATCTTAGGAGCTGTAACTTACAGCACGCTCCTGTTTAATACAAACATGTGATACATTGAGTTCAATTTTGCAGACTTCCATAGAAGGGGTAAGGTAAAAtacctgttttcattttagattCGACTTGGCGAACTGCAACTTAAATGACGAGTTTGCCAACAAGATGAACCCACACAATATTCCTGATGTGGTAAGACCATTCTCTTTCTCTGTACAAAGTTCTCCGCGTTACCCAGGGGTACTAGGGAATATGATTTTATACTGAATACTCACTAGTACTTTAGTGCCAAAGGAAGAGGGGATATTCatactgaaatttaaataacatctaaaattattttgtcactAATGAAGTGTTTGAGTGGTGGTTGAATGATACATTTACTTTAACTTACCTTactctttggttttgttcaaaTTATCATGTACTGTGTGGTGAAAACAGTATTACAACTCCAGTGTGTGCATGCCTCTTCAGGACATAATCCAAAGTGTTTGGAAAATTTTTAATTGATAGATGCTGTATAAATTCTATATCAAACTTCTGAGTGCCAGACTGCCACTACCATTTGTTCAGCTGATTTTACAGTTGCCCAAATGTAGACTTGGGTGGAGTTTGGGGTTTTGAAAGAGTGTCATCAATAGTATTGAAGGTGTGTATGTGTAAATACTGTCTGGTTTTCACTGCAGGTATTAATAAAGAAGAGCTACGACCGTACCAAACGCCAGCATCGCAGAAACTGGAAGCTGAAACAGCTAGAAAGGGACAGAGAAGGCATGGATACAGATGATGAAAGGTTCTGTATCTGCCATGACACTTTTTAGTCCCTCCTACTTAGGATACTGTGCCAAGTCAAGAAATAACATCTCTCGGTTTCTGCTGAGGCTAAACCCAGTGTAATGCCTAAGCTGATGAGCTGACACTTAAGGGGGCACAAGCAAATGCTGCTGGTGTTGTTTGAGCGTGATGGTTGCTCATAGGACAGGTTGATATCAGTGTCCTCTGAAGAGCATTATCTCACttcatttttcccccttctgtaGTGCAGGAAGTGCTTTAAGCACCTTACTGCTGTTTACCTATCTGCTAAGTTTTCAGGGAAGATGGGTGCAGAGGACAAGGGGCCAGGGGGAGTGTGGAAAGACTAAATCCTGAAATCTTACAAGACACCACTGCAGGTTTTCCAGCTTTACTGttgcaaaatacaaaaactCCTTTTGTGGTTTTTCCAAGGAAAGCTTAAATCATGAGAGAAGTAAGTAATACCGGAAGCATTGTGTCTGTAGCTTATCATTGGTGTCTTCTGTGAAAACATGCTTGTCACTGCTTGTTCAGTGGCAACGCTGATACAGCAACAGCAGATTCTAAATAACGTTCAACTGAGTGTAAAAAAATGAGGCAATTGGAGTTAAATGAGGACAgccaaataatttgtttatttgGAAACTAATAggtgataataaaaaaaaccaggcaGAAAAAATTAGGTGGAAATGTAGGAATGCTATCTGAAGGCACATCTGAAGGACTGTGGATTGCAGCCCTTCCTTGGGGCTTTGgttctttggttttattttgttttataaatttaCATATACCCACAGGAAAAGAGagtaaatatattaaacatCTTTTACAGACAATACCAGGACTTCCTGGAAGATCTTGAAGAAGATGAAGCCATAAGGAAGAATGTCAACATTTACAGAAGTAAGGCCTTTTTAACCATTTAATTGCATGTAACTACATCATGACTATTTGAGTGACAATATTTTTACTGAGGTTCTATATTTGAATTCTTTGAACTAGTTATGCCTAGGGAAATGCTGTCATCAGTATCCACTGAATGGATGTTgatggtttttgtttgcttgcctTTAACATGAGAGAGAGAAGCATATTTTCTCACACACCCAACACCTCTGCTGGGTGAAGGATTTGATATATAATTCAGTGTCTTCCATGATTGCAATTGCCATGAGATTGCTGGTTTTTAGGAGtcatttgtttggggtttttgggattgtggtttggttgttttgggttttttttccccttccttccttggGGTTGTTCAGggggtttgtggtttgttttctttgcttcgttgtttgttttctattgtttcttagttgttggttttttttttcctattgcttttCTTAGATGCAGATATTCCAGTGGAGAGCGATACAGATGATGATGGTCCTCCACGAATCAGTCTGGCTGAAATGCTAGAGGATCTCCATATTTCCCAGGATGCCActggtggggagggagcaaATATGATGACAGAATAAGAATAGTGCATTAGTCAACACAATAAAAATTCCCTTAATGAGGAAAAAGTACCCAAAACATAAGTAAACATAACAAACTGATCACATGAACATGAAAAGTAATGTGATAACTACCACTATACTCCTAAATAATGGCcctaaaattgtattttatatgtatCTTCTAGAGAATGAGCAATTAAAGTTAGGTTTCTGGTGCAAGCATTGTAATATAAGTTGCAGTGGGGGTTCCTCCCATCCCCAAGTGCTCTCTCCTTGCAACTTCTGCAGTGTAAAGGCCAGCTGACTAACTTCAGGGTTATCCATTGGGAGTAATCATTGTCTTGTGCTGAAGACAGCTAATAAGGAAGGATGTCCAGAGGGAGAGATTTTATCCCCGTTTGCTAGATTTGTAGGTAGAATTCCTACCTACTGtttattgctttcatttcttcacaTGAGAAGGATTTTTCCTCCTTAATCTTTTCGGTACAATGGTTTGAAGCCTTTTATGATATTTCTAGATATTCCATATAACAATATTTTGGGGAAGCTCAAGAATGTATCTTCTGTTCCTTTGGTAAGGGAAAGGCTAATGTACATGTTGTGTACTCAGAAGAACTTCTCTGTAAATTGATTGAAGATGCAGCCCTTCATCGGAAAGATTGGAAACTTCTGTTAAGTATAATTAGTATTATATTGTATTTTACTATGTTCCATTCCTGTAGCAGTGGATTAAAAGCAATATGCATAATGTCTTAATACACCAGGTCTGAACTACTAAAAAACTACAGATATTTTTGGTCCATCATTTAGTTaactttaaaatcaaatttctCTCTACTGCAAGCCCAAAGAGGACATAAGTGGTGTAGGAGGACGTTACATGCTTCTGTTCATCTGGCGTTAATTCACTTTACTGCACAAAAGGTGGTTGAAGAGAATTTTTTCTAAGAGTTTATGTGCATGTATGTTTGTTTTAACTCAGTATAAATATGGAAGCATAGCAAGAGTGGATTTGCCACtgcattgttttaaattaaggagaaaaaattttcaaaataactgGCATatgtaaaggaaggaaatactAGTAATGTaaagttggaaaaaaacaatacaGATGCGTAGGAGTCATCTAACAGGGTATTAATGATTCCTCTGTCAAGGATCTGTATAGCTCAAATGAGAACACGTAGTTTGTCACTGCTTGTATGCTCATACGAGAAATACAAGGGGCTGAAAATTCACTGTTTCTCTGCAGTATCAGCTGAGGAGGTGTTGGGAGCACCTTTCTCTGTTTCACTGTGCTTCACAGCTTTTCAAGGCCTCACAGAAAAGCTAAGAAACTCATGGAGTTAGCCGTGTTCAGCCCACTGCCAGGTGAGAGACATTTTTACCTTATTCTTTGGTTTAAATGTAATCTTCTGACTAAGTGTTTCCGAGCAGGTGTGAATCTGTTGGGTTTCAGGCTTACTGTCTGAGCCCAGGCCATATGCCGTAGAATGCAAAGCTATTTTTGATTGTAAAAAGTGGAGCCAGGTTTAGTTACCAGTTActcatatacttttttttttattgtgtctCACAATCTCATAATCATCCATTTGTAAAGGGGGAAGAATGGGACAGTTTTGATGTCACGAACCTCTAAGCAATGTCTTGGCGTTAGCAGCTCAGCCATCCCCTAGTGCCATCTTTTACTGTGTGTTTGAGTCACACTAAGCTCTTCTGCTTCCACTCTCGGGAGCTTTGTCATGTTTTTTACTACGTAGaagagcagtttaaaaaaatccataaagcTGCCAAGAACTAAAGGTACGATTTCTGTCATGACAGTGACTTAGTTCAGTATAAGGAAGGCATAAAactgtgcttaaaaatatttgtgagaaTGCAGCTGCATAGCTACCCTGAATTATCactacaataaaaatgttttattatgcATATTTTACAGTAGCTGCACCTGCCAGTAGTGCTGGGGAGATGTACATAAACTCAATTCTAGTGACCATTAGGCCAAATCTGTGAAAATCTAAGAACTTTAATTTGTAACCTGTAGCCAGTGAATGCATTCTGTGTCTGGATGAGATGTGGTTTGGGTTGTGATTTTTCTGACAGAGGTCAAAATGATCAAGCCTTTTTCTTGCATAGTTTGGTAATAAGCTTCCTGTTGTTGGCAGGAGAACAGGGAGTAACAAAAGCTTGTTTTAAACTGTCCTGTTTTGATCaattcttttccttcatctctaatattttcctttatagTGTCTCTCAGTAATTTCAGATGTACTGATGTCTTGTCTGTCATCCTGTTTGTCACCAGAGAtgtccctcttcctttccccccctccctgtGGTCTGTTGCCAGTCTGCATTAGGTTTCAAGCATCTTTCACCAGGAGTCTTGTTTGGAAAGATCTCATGCTACAGATGCTAGGCAAACAAGTCATAAATCTAAGTATATTGCTTGGCTTCTTTGTGCATCTCTCTGCTCGCTGGTAATACCTAGTAGCAGCTCGCCAATGGGTGGGTAAGCTGTGTGTACCTGAAGCCAAAGTTAGTTCTAATTTTAGGTTCTCGAGTTTACAGTGTCCCTTTAACATTTAAATGGTTGGGAGCCAAAAGAGGCTTGGGTGGTGTGCcagcaaatgaaatgtttgcCAAGGTCTTCTCACTGACACTGGATAAGGAATTTGACAAAAGGTACTTAATTCACAATAGATAAAAGACTGCCACTTAACCCTGCATCTCTTTCTGAAAAACTCTTAACTGTGGACTGAGCCACAGCTTAAAGATTCTCTCCTTTATACATACAGAAGTTGCTTAAGGATTTTAAGTCATAACTGCTTAAAGATTAATTTGCACCCAGATTCTGATGAGTTTTGAATCAGAAGAATTGAAGCATAATATCCCACTAGTTTGCCTGGGGAAGAGACGCTTGCTTTTGCAATGCAAATATATGCACGTGTGTGTACCAGATTTGGCACGGGGTATGTGTGATAGCGAGTACCAAGCAGTAGCAGGACGTACAGTGATTTATGAATAGTAACGCAGATGTAAAAGGGTTGTCTGAAGTAGTTAAGTGATGGTTAAATTTGAAGTGTACTTGCCACATGTAGTAAGCTAATAGTAAGACTAAAGAGAAAGAatacttttaaagtatttaaaaaaaaaaaaaaagcagcacagccagctgaTGAGATTCTGTTTCAGCAGAGAAGAGAAGTTTTGTGCTTCAAAACAGCCaacattttgttctttcagaAGCAAGGCTTTTACAGTGAGAAACCAAATAAGGCTTCGTGCAGCCTTTCAGCCCTGTCACTGTAGCTTCCCTGGCTAGGAATGGTGGGAAGAAATAGTTCAAACTATAAGGGAGTTTCACTCCCGCCCGCTAGTGAATTCCTGGGGGGAAGAATGGAGACAGAGAAAATGCAAGACTTGGATTTAAACTGTGGTGTCTAGTGCTCAATTTCCATTTTGGGTAATGATGAATCACTTGTTTTTGGGGGTTCGATTGCCTTAGTGAGCAACATGTGCAGTAGTTCCTGTGAGCAATTGATGTATTACTGTGGTTCTAGATTATTTTATTGAAGTTCAaagttctattaaaaaaaattttcatttgtcaTGGGAGAAGTTGTCCAGAACTTTGTAATAACTGTCTGAAAGTTTTTTGCTCACAGAAAATGGTGAAGGAGAATGTTATGTTGCAGAAGTCAAACCTTACAGCAAAAAAGCCAGACGATTGAGGGGaaacaaatacacagaaaaaggtGGTTCAGATATGCAAGCACTACTttttgatatcttttttttctatagaaaaaaagtgttgtatATTGATGATGAAAAGCCTACGGTTGATAACTTCACttttaactgctttaaaaatctgttagTGGTTTCTCTTAGGTAACTACAGGGGTTCCCAAATATGTTTCAGGTGGAAATTGTTCAGGAAAATAGTGTTAAGATTGTGTCAGATAACTTACCTTTGTTGTATTAAAGGACTGCTTCTGTGCCAGTTTGGGGAAATCTCAACCTGAGGAATAGCGTTGTCATTGAGATACTGCTCTGGTGGAGAGTTTTGATAGAATCAATATTATTTTAGTCTGTCTTACACTTAGAAGTAGCTTCGATATAGGGCATTACAGGGGAATGTTTTGTCATAAATCTTTCCTTAAAGCAGTTAGACTCAGACTAGTATATAAGTTGCTCCTATTGTTTGGTTCGTTGGGTTTTGGCTGGGGGGAgcatcctgtcactggataccactgagaagagcctggctcagTCTCCATCACCATCTCCTATCCCGTATTGATACACATGGCTACCATCCCGCTGAgccatcccctccccaggctaaacagtcccgGCTCTCTCAGCGGCCCCTCTGCCGGAGTGCTGCAGTGAcggtggaggggaggaaggaaatagCGGGCCATTTCCAAACAGGGAGCATAGTTTGGGAAAACCTACACATACAAGATAGTGTTCATCCTCTCAGaccactttggaaaaaaaaaaggtctatcTCTAGATGTATATCTCTCTGCCCCTAACCTTGGATTAGTTCCCATATCAATTCTGCATCCTAACACATCCATCCACGGATGCTCAGTGCAGGTGTAGgagctgtggggcagcacaCCACTGGCCTTTGCTGCCCCTGTAACCCAGGCATGTTTTATGCTCAGCCTCTTGGCCTGTCCTGGAGAGATGCTGGATCTGATCCTTCCCAGGCTGgggtcagcagcagctctgctgggcgcaggagggagggcagggttAGGCCTTCACAAACGGGCAGTACAGAGTAGCATGTGGTCCATTCTAGGATACTGCCTGCAGTCAAGTTGCTGAGAATCTGATGTGGGCAAATACTGTTAGACaaactccttttcctttttgtaactGAAATGTGCTCAAGGTGGAGCACAAAGTGCCAGATGTGGTGTAAGGACCTTCCTAGGAATGGCCAGGTGCACTTCACCTGAAAGGCTGCAACGTCTTGGTGAGATGCACAGGTCTCACTTTGGTCAAGAGGCATCCACAGTGGCAGGCACTTGCCTGTTCTTCTGTGCAAGTTGCCGTAGAAAAATTGAGACGTGCCTGTGATTAATGCAATAGTCCACCTGATGTCACTATTCCTTCATGTTAATGGCACCAAAAGCAGTCTGTTCAGCTGCTCTAAAGAAAAGATGGCTATAAACTCTGAAAAGCCTGTTTATGTTGATGTAGTTCCTAATACTTTcatttaagtttaaaataacaccgatctaaggagaaaaatacaacaaaagctgttttgatCGTGATGTTAAAGGACTTATTCCTGGCAATCTGCTCCTCCCGATGGCAGATTCACCTCTACTTACACCTTGCCAAGGCTGCTTATTTTAGCTGCATTCTCCCAGAACAGTTAAATATAGGGGTGAGGTTCATGTGTTGGTTTTCAGAGGGGTTTTGGGAAGGTTTGCTATAGCTCATTCCAGAACATAATCGCTTAGCAAACAATATTATTGCCTTCGGAACTTAGCAATGTTTTCTGTACTTAACCTTCATCATAAGCTTAGGATGGGAACCTGGTTAAAACACGTTAGAAACAGGAGATGAAATTTGAATATTCCActttataaaatgaaacaattatGTATGACACAAATCCATCAACTGAGAAAACGTTTCAGATGTACCAAGCACTGAAAGGACTtgaaagactattttaaaatagcctGTGCTCAGTGACAGGTTTTGTAAGATAGAAGGAA is a window of Phalacrocorax aristotelis chromosome 7, bGulAri2.1, whole genome shotgun sequence DNA encoding:
- the NMD3 gene encoding 60S ribosomal export protein NMD3: MEYMAGPAAPTQGNILCCQCGVPVPPNPANMCVGCLRAQVDITEGIPKQGTLHFCKQCERYLQPPGTWIQCTLESRELLALCLKKIKASLSRVRLIDAGFIWTEPHSKRLKLKLTVQKEVINGAVLQQVFVVEYVVQPQMCEDCHRIEAKDFWKAVVQVRQKTLHKKTFYYLEQLILKHRLHQNTLRIKEIHDGLDFYYSSKQQAQKMVDFLQCTVPSRCKASQRLMSHDIHSNVYNYKSTFSVEIVPICKDSVVCLSPKLAQSLGNMSQICVCIRVTSTIHLIDPSTLQIAEIDGNTYWRHPFNSLFHPKQLEEFIIMDINRVQDKKKGAGAGPRSNKHTLAEAWVQKTSELNTDHQYFCCTHLGHILNPGDLVWGFDLANCNLNDEFANKMNPHNIPDVVLIKKSYDRTKRQHRRNWKLKQLERDREGMDTDDERQYQDFLEDLEEDEAIRKNVNIYRNADIPVESDTDDDGPPRISLAEMLEDLHISQDATGGEGANMMTE